The genome window CTGGCGACACCGGTTAAAAGGAGTGAAATTGTTTTCGGCTACATGCTCAGCTATGGGATCCTCTCTATCCTGCAATCGACGGTCATCGTGATGGCAACCATCTGGCTATTAAAGGTCGAAGTGGTTGGTAATATCCTCAACATTATTATCATTAGCGTCCTGCTGGCCTTTGTCGCCCTCGCCTTCGGGATTTTAATGTCAACTTTGGCTAACTCTGAATTTCAGATGATGCAATTTATCCCGCTAGTAGTGGTGCCGCAAGTCTTCTTCTCGGGAATCATTCCACTTGATTCAATGGCTTCCTGGGTCCAGTACATTGGTAAAATCCTTCCCCTAACTTACACCGGGGATGCGTTAACCCAAATCGTAATGTACGGAAAAGGATTACCGTGTCTCGGCGGTGACATTTTAGCCCTGCTGATTTTCCTCATCGTCCTCCTCTGGTTGAACATCATTGGCCTGAAACACTACCGCAAAGTATAATAAGGGAAAAGGAGGCGCTAACCTTGTCACAAGTATTAAATAATTATGCCGCCCAGCTTGACCAAGCAAAAATGCCGGCCGGCAAGAAGAAAGTCCTTCAAACCGCCCTGACCCTCTTCGCCAATAATGGCTTTCACGCCACTACAACCGCGAAAATCGCCAAACAGGCCGGGGTCAGTGAAGGAACAATTTATAAGTATTTCAAGTCGAAGGACGATTTGCTGGGGAAGCTACTGGAGCCGATCCTATTTGAAATCAAGGATAACTTCTTCGCGACGATTGACGATTCGCAGTCGTTAGAAGAGCTGGTAGCCTTCATTGTTGCCGATCGTCTGGAATTTATCGAAGTTAACTTTGCTTTCATCCGGCTGATTATCCAGGAAGTCTTAACCAACCGGCTGGCACCCCAGTACTACGGTGCTTTCTTCAATGGCGATAATGGAATGTTCGACCGGGTCCGGGAGTTGCAAAGCCATTACCCGGAGATTAATCAGCAACTCATCCCGAGCCAGTTGCTGCGGGCGTTTGTTGGCCCCCTTCTAACCTACGTCGTTCAGGAAAGAATTTTTCAAATCCCCGGCACAACAACCGACCGCCAAGTTATCGTCAAGCAAATTATCGCCAGCCTAACTTTTAAGTAAATAATCAGCAGGCAATGAGTGCATGTTTCATTGCCTGCTGATTTATTTTTAAAAATTTAGTTATTTAATCAAAGCATTTATTTCAACGTTGAGATTGATATTGCTAACCCCTACTCCCTACCTGCCCGTTTGCATTCTTTCAATCAAGCGAGTATGCTTCTTGATTGTAAATAGTAATCATTACGATTAAGAAGGAGAAATTGTATGCAAAAGAAATCTACTTGGGGCTGGAGTGCCCTAATTGCTATCTTAGTAATCGTCCTAGTGGCGGCTCTTGTTCCTTGGAAATCAATTGGCAGCCGGCAAAAGCCGATCCGTGTTGTTACCGGAATGGACTTTTATGGTGAGGTTGCCAAGCAGATAGCCGGCAGCCATGGTCAAGTCACCTCGTTTATCAATAATCCCTCTGTGGACCCTCATGACTACCAGCCAGGAACTAAGGAAGCCCGGGCAGGTGGAAATGCCAACGTGGTAGTTGAAAATGGTCTTGGCTACGACCAATGGATGAACAAACTGACACGTGCCAACGCCGGGCAAAATGCCAAAATAATCAACGTTGGTCAACTAGCCGGCAAAAAAGTCGGTGATAATGAACATATCTGGTACCAGCCAGCTACCATGGAGAAACTCGCCCACCGTTTGGCAAAGCAATATAGTAAGCTCGACCCAGAGCACGCGGCTGATTACCAGCAGAACGCTCAAAGTTACCTCGCCTCACTGCGACCACTTAAACAGGAAATCAACCAGGTCAAGCGCCAGGTGAACCCCAATAATCGACAGGTGGCCGTCAGTGAGCCCGTCTTTGACTACGCCCTCAGCAACCTTGGCTATCAGGTAATGGACCGTCACTTTGCAAAAGCAGTTGAAGATGGTAGCGACCCGTCACCCAAAGACATTGCTGAACTCCAAGCCGCCATCAAAAATCATCAAATCGCATTTTTCGTTAATAATTCGCAAGCTAGTGATTCGGTAGTTAAAAATCTGGTCAAACTTGCCCAGCAAAACAACGTTCCCGTCCTGAACGTGACGGAAACCAAACCGAAAGGAAAAACCTACACTGAATGGATGTTAAATCAGTACAAGGCCCTGGCTGCAATTCAAAAGCGGGAACAATAATGTATTAAAGCTGGAATACTGTTCTGTATGCAGAACAATATTTTAGGTTTATCAACCTGTATATTGAACACTGTATCGCCAAAATCGACTTATCAAAACTGGAAACCCATTGATAGTTAGCGGTTGGTGAATTAGAAATCAACCTTTTGCTCCACAACTATCCTTACGGAAGCGCTCAGAAACTTTATTTGAAAGACAAACGACCCAAATCAGCTATTACCGCCGATTTTGGTCGTTTGTTGCTTACTAGGGAATAAGGAAATTTGGCCGATGTTTAGTCTTCATCTTGTCCCCAGCTATATTTTCCAAAGCGTTTCTTCATATCTTCTTCGGTCAGGAGTATATCATACTCAAAAGATTGTTCAACCAGGTGCCGATCATGTTCAACATCAGCTGAACTTATAATTAGACGATCCTGATTTGTCCCTCCAGCCGCTTTATAATTCATCCACTCACCTCGCACATAAGTATGTCACTACTTTACATCCTTAGGCAGCAAGCCATCTGGATTGCTATCCAACGCACCAACAATCTCATGGGCAGTGTAAGGTTCATCAAGGTAGGCAACCTCTTCTGGTGTCAGCGTAATTTCAGTAGCCTGGGCCGCGTCGTCGAGGTATTGCTTCTTTGTTGCCCCGACAATAGGTGCAGTAACGCCCTTCGCCCACTGCCAAGCAAGGGCAATCTGCGACATCTTTACATTATGCTTTTCCGCTAGTCCTGCTACCCGTTTGATAATCGGCAGGTCTTGCTGCTCGGCGTGGTCGTACTTGGATCGGGCCGAGGTATCAACCTGGCTCCGTTTTGATGAACTGTCCCATGTTGGCCGAGCAAGGTGCCCACCAGCTAGCGGACTGTACGGCATCAGCATCACCCCGCCCTGCTTGCAAATCGGGATCAGTTCCCGTTCGTCTTCCCGGTACAGGAGATTATAGTGATTTTCCATTGCCACAAACTGGTGCCAGCCATTCTTTTCCGCAACGTGTTGCATATTTTGGAACTGGTAACCGTACATGGCGGACGCACCGATTGCCCGAACCTTTCCTTCTGCAACCAAGCTATTAAGAGCTTCCATTGTTTCTTCGATTGGGTGGTCATAGTCAAAGCGGTGAATGATGTAGAGGTCTAAGTAGTCGGTTTTCAGCCGCTTTAGGGTTCCGTCAATTTCCCGGTTGATAGCCTCTCTTGGAGAGACGGCCGTCATTGAAGTAAACCTTGCTGGCAATCGCTAC of Limosilactobacillus oris contains these proteins:
- a CDS encoding TetR/AcrR family transcriptional regulator produces the protein MSQVLNNYAAQLDQAKMPAGKKKVLQTALTLFANNGFHATTTAKIAKQAGVSEGTIYKYFKSKDDLLGKLLEPILFEIKDNFFATIDDSQSLEELVAFIVADRLEFIEVNFAFIRLIIQEVLTNRLAPQYYGAFFNGDNGMFDRVRELQSHYPEINQQLIPSQLLRAFVGPLLTYVVQERIFQIPGTTTDRQVIVKQIIASLTFK
- a CDS encoding metal ABC transporter solute-binding protein, Zn/Mn family yields the protein MQKKSTWGWSALIAILVIVLVAALVPWKSIGSRQKPIRVVTGMDFYGEVAKQIAGSHGQVTSFINNPSVDPHDYQPGTKEARAGGNANVVVENGLGYDQWMNKLTRANAGQNAKIINVGQLAGKKVGDNEHIWYQPATMEKLAHRLAKQYSKLDPEHAADYQQNAQSYLASLRPLKQEINQVKRQVNPNNRQVAVSEPVFDYALSNLGYQVMDRHFAKAVEDGSDPSPKDIAELQAAIKNHQIAFFVNNSQASDSVVKNLVKLAQQNNVPVLNVTETKPKGKTYTEWMLNQYKALAAIQKREQ